The following proteins come from a genomic window of Musa acuminata AAA Group cultivar baxijiao chromosome BXJ1-7, Cavendish_Baxijiao_AAA, whole genome shotgun sequence:
- the LOC135679884 gene encoding cytokinin dehydrogenase 7-like produces the protein MASRRFSHITTVFLLTIYRAISLVSVDLPDTLPLGLLDLDNVDKIHLDPNTTTQFSIDYGQLSQAAPAAVYCPSSPDDIAALVRFAYTSPRYFTIAARGRGHSVRGQAFAPGGVVVDMASLGRGRADRINVSSDDAPARWYVDAGGEQLWIDVLHETLKHGLTPRSWTDYLHLTVGGTLSNAGISGQAFRHGPQISNVYELDVITGKGDMITCSHEENSDLFYGVLGGLGQFGIITRARISLEPAPQRVRWLHLVYTNFDMFTRDQEMLISKLEKGFDYVEGRLLKGKDVSSSSFISEEDSEKIKLLVDEFGAIYLLEGAVYYEQATASMVYQEVESLLKQLSFVPGFAFTKDVSYIGFLDRVHEEDTKQSSTEHEDVLHPWFNLFLPKSRIRDFESAVFKGILKNNNPVGLVLIYPFNKNKWDDKMSAAIPDEEEVFYTIGLLPSGTRENWEYLDKQHHEILSFCHQEGIEFKQYLPQYVTETDWRKHFGRKWHVFVQLKRQYDPKALLSPGQRIFTTPL, from the exons ATGGCTTCGCGAAGATTTAGTCACATTACTACAGTATTCCTCTTAACTATCTATCGTGCCATAAGCCTTGTTTCTGTGGATTTGCCGGACACCCTTCCACTTGGCCTCCTCGACCTTGATAACGTCGATAAGATCCATTTAGATCCCAACACCACCACACAATTCTCCATCGACTATGGCCAGCTCAGTCAAGCGGCCCCGGCTGCCGTGTACTGTCCTTCGTCCCCCGATGACATCGCGGCCCTCGTCCGGTTCGCCTACACCTCCCCCCGGTACTTCACCATCGCCGCCCGAGGCCGCGGCCACTCCGTACGAGGCCAGGCCTTCGCCCCCGGCGGCGTGGTGGTCGACATGGCATCCTTAGGCCGTGGCCGCGCCGACCGGATCAATGTGTCATCGGATGACGCGCCCGCGCGCTGGTACGTCGACGCCGGGGGCGAGCAACTCTGGATCGACGTCCTGCATGAAACCCTCAAGCACGGTCTTACTCCCCGCTCGTGGACTGATTACCTTCACCTCACGGTCGGCGGCACGCTCTCGAACGCCGGCATAAGTGGCCAGGCCTTCCGCCACGGCCCGCAGATCTCCAACGTCTACGAATTGGATGTCATCACCG GGAAAGGTGACATGATAACGTGCTCTCATGAAGAGAACTCGGACCTATTCTATGGGGTCTTAGGAGGACTCGGCCAATTCGGCATCATCACCAGAGCTCGGATCTCCTTAGAGCCCGCACCACAGCGGGTCCGATGGCTGCACCTCGTCTACACCAACTTCGACATGTTCACGAGGGACCAAGAGATGTTGATCTCAAAGTTGGAGAAGGGATTCGACTATGTCGAGGGACGACTACTGAAGGGGAAGGATGTTAGCAGTTCTTCTTTCATCTCAGAAGAAGACTCGGAGAAGATTAAATTGCTCGTGGATGAGTTCGGTGCCATTTACCTCTTGGAAGGAGCTGTTTACTATGAGCAAGCCACTGCATCCATGGTTTATCAG GAGGTTGAATCGCTGCTCAAACAGCTGAGCTTTGTGCCTGGCTTCGCCTTCACGAAAGACGTTTCCTACATCGGCTTCCTCGACAGAGTTCACGAAGAGGACACAAAACAAAGCTCCACGGAGCATGAGGACGTTCTCCATCCATGGTTCAACTTGTTCCTTCCCAAGTCCAGAATACGAGACTTCGAAAGTGCGGTCTTCAAGGGAATCCTTAAGAATAACAATCCCGTGGGACTAGTGTTGATCTATCCTTTTAACAAGAACAA GTGGGACGATAAGATGTCGGCGGCGATCCCGGACGAAGAAGAGGTTTTCTACACGATAGGCCTGCTGCCATCTGGGACGAGGGAAAACTGGGAGTACCTTGACAAGCAACACCATGAAATACTAAGCTTCTGCCATCAGGAAGGGATCGAGTTCAAGCAGTATTTGCCTCAGTACGTCACAGAGACGGATTGGAGGAAGCACTTCGGCCGTAAGTGGCATGTGTTCGTTCAATTGAAGAGGCAATATGACCCAAAAGCACTGCTGTCGCCAGGTCAACGTATATTTACCACCCCGTTGTAG